cagagcacacacaggtGTCATTGTTAGAAACCAGATCGGGTTCTTTTGATGGAGACACCTTTTAGCATGGGATTTGCATGGGGATATTTAAGGCTGTGGTGTGGGAGTCAAGCGTGGGGTGCTGTTGGGTTTTACTGGCAAAGTGTGGTGGGTGAAGGGGTCAGTGGAGATGCTTTgaatgagtgggtgggtgggtgttggagAATTGTGAGTGTTGGAGAGATTTATGTCAGCTGGGTCAGGCCATAAGTGtacgtcagtgtgtgtttgtgagtagtgtgtgtgagtgtgtgtgtgtttgtctgaaaaCCATGTGTCACCCATTGTGTGTGCAGCAGCTTTAGCATATTCTGAGCGTGGATGTTTGAAAGGATGTTTGGTGTCCATCTGCAAGCACAGGACAGCTGGACCGGTCCATCTCTCCCATATAAATATAACCCTCGGCTCTTGGGACCAGCGCTACACTTTATCCACTCAAGCCCCACTGTTGATGTAAACAAACAGCCTTAGCGACAGTCGCTATGGCCCTGGAGAGAGGCTTCCATCAGTATCCCTGTCCTGTCCAgtgcccccttctctctctctctccctccctccctctctctctctctctctctctctctctctctctctctctctctctctctctctctctctctctctctctctctctctctcctgctgcgtCACCGCCTAGCCATAAATAAAGATCTAGATAATAAGAGATTAGAACATGGCAACAAAGAGTGGAAATTCTCAGCgggcagacatacagtagcctactcaatAAAGAACAGGGCTTAGGAAATAGCTGAAATGGAGGCCTACCGACAGTGATCAAAGTGAAAACAGTTGAAAAGGACAGAGACACCAGAGTGTGGTAGATAACTCTTTACGTTCAATAGAAAAAGACAGAGTGTGTTCAGAGAGGAAATAGCACCCAGAAGTTTGGTGATAAATTTGTTACGTAACGGGTCTGAGCTCCGTCGTGCCCGTTTGGCCATGCCATGTGCCGCGAGGTAGCCACAGGTTGCAGAGACCAAGGTGACATTGCCCAGTCCAAGTGGTTCACATCAGCGGCTGGCATGCAGGAGAACACTGACTCACTGAAAAACAAGGCCAATTAGCGCTAGCACGGAAACGCGCTGGGCTACAGTATTTGCTATGAAAATACCTGTTCGCCGATGCATTATCAGTGCCGGTGCAATTGGACCATAGCTATCTCTCACAGCGAAAGCAtatacaaacagacagaggtattcaaaacacacagcacTTAAATGATAGACATGAAGGGAAGGGAGTCGTGAGGATTTGCAAAGTCATTTGTTTCCATATAGACTGATGTTGAGGAACTGAACTGATAGGCTACCCCAGTGTGCTTTTTTGGTCAAAAGCACATGCTTACGCACTCACACTGTCCTCATGCTTTTATTTATCAATGTTCACTGTATTTCGCTCTCATTTATGTAAAGCATGTTGACTTGCCTCTGTGTATGACatgcacttactgtaacacacacacacacacacacacacatagaatatAACATAAACTTCCAGGCCTTGCCTTGCTTGCTTCTCCTAATCGCTTAAAGACATTACAGACTGTAGAACTTTTCTGTGAAATGCATCCCTGCAGTGAACCTGAAAGTGATAGTAGATATCCTAGCTTTGTCTGAATCTTTGTACTGCCAGTTgatctgtacatgtgtgtatacatatatacgtatgtgtgcgtgtttgaatagaatatactgtaagatagaagggagagacagaatacAAGAAGGTCTGGTAGAGATAGAATATAAGaaaggggagagatagaacaTAACAAAGCAGGTACAGAGTGAGGATGAAAGAGGGGGAACCACATAGAGGAAAGAAGGAGTGCAGaagtgaaagagtgtgagatgagaaagaaaaaaaatagagagtgagtgtgtgtgtgtgtgtgtgtgtgtgtgtgtgtgtgtgtgtgtgtgtgtgtgagagagagagagagagatagagtgtgtgtgtgtgtgtgtgtgtgtgtgagagagagaaagtgtgtgtatgtgtgtgtgtgtgaagagagagagtgtgtgtttgagagagagatagaaagtgtgagtgtgggtgtgggtgtgtgacaaagagagagaaagagtgtgtgtgtgtgtgtgagggagagagagagagagagcgagagagagagagagagagatagttctcactctctcaagcCCCATGAATGATTCAGGTGCGAGGGTTACAACCTGCCCCTCACGGCAGGAGTCGCTAAGCAACCGAAAGACTATACGCTGCTCCTGAAAGCCATAGAGGGACAATGGCCCAACttttccctgacacacacacactctcacacacacacacacacacacacacacacacacacacacacacacacacacacacacacacacacacacacacacacacacacacacacacacacacacacatacacacacacacacacacacacacacacacacacaccaggtccaTCTGGCCGCTCAATGCTCCAAgtgtcttttctgtgtgtgtcctgtaggaTTCTGGACTTTTCTGTGAAAAAATGTCCAAGCAGCCATCGTCCAACGTCAAAGCcttgcaggtgagtgtgtggctgtttTTCATGTCCTCTCTCATTTGTTTAAGCAGTTGCAGGAGTTCACGTACAACAGGCTATTTATACCCAGAGGCTACGAcatatatttgtttattcattcagATCGTGTCAGAGATTAAGACTGTTCAACATAAACTTGTTTATTCAGAAAAGCAAGTTATTTTCTCGTTTAACACTGAGTACTATctgtaaaaaacacacattttaaatgcgCACGGCATTACAGTAGTGTTTCACAATTCACATCGGGCTcttcagcatacagtacaggaCACACTCACGGGATCGctgctgtcattttcattgcGTCACTATTCTCAGGGTATCCCTCCCCGTAGCAAAAACGTTCATGATAAATGTAATGTGTATAAAAATAGGCCTTTGAACGTCTTCGTCGAGCTCGGGTGGATTATTGCCAATCAATCATCTGCTCATGTCACTGAGGGGAAgcgagggaagggggggggcacTTAAATATATGGTCAGGCTCGGGGGAACGGGGGGGTTATTGTGCAGAACTGTAGGTAGAAGCAGCATGAGCAAGAGTGTGATCAGAGAATACACCAGTTCACCATAGTGCAGCAGAAACCTATACAATTAgctcacatatacaaacacctGACACGCAGCCAAAAATAGacacttttttccctctctcagtAGTAGTATAAACTCTCCATATCTAAGTATTTAtagaataaaaacaacaacagcactgtGGGACAGGGACTAGACATATTTCTGAAAATGATAGTAGAGCACAGGCTTGTCCAAAagaagagagcgggagagggaaggagggagggaggtgtgtatgtgtgtgtgtggggaggagggggggggggggggttgtgcatGCACACCAGATAAGAAACACACTGTcacgagagaggagggaaggggatTAGAAACCCTTTGCTGTGGAGATTCTGCTGCTCTTAAGCATTTAGACCTGCAGCTGCTTCAGACAGATACCAGAccagactagagagagagagagagagagagagagagaggaagggagagagagataccaaaccagacgagagagagagaaaaagagagagagtcagaagttaccagaagagagagagagaaagagagagaggggtcagataccagacaaaagagagagagagggggtgagagagagagagagagttcataaACAGGAATGAGGATAGAAAGAGGGTCCgagagagtaaaaaaaacagagagggagaaaaattaaaaagagagaaagaggagaaggggtGAGGGGAGTAGAAACGGAGAATGCAAGATATAAATACTTCAAGCAATACACACTTgttacacaaaaaaaagagatactGGTTTAAAACTACATAACTGAAGATGCAaacggctgcagcagcagcagcagccagtcccTTAATGGCTTTATCTACAGGTCTACTCCAGTTAAGACAATATTTACCCTCACAAACGCATTTCCTAGGGGGTCTATGGAGACCATGTAACTCCCGTAACCTGTAAACGTCGCCTGATTCCCCGTGCCAGCCTCGCGGAGCTGGAAGGAAAGATCACAGAGATGTCTGTCCCTGCTATCTGGGTGCCATCGGAGAGAGTCCGACCTCCTGATTTTCATGAGAGCTTGCTATGATATGACAAGCTGTTGCCACGACGATAGCGGGCATctggagagagatgagtggcACGGGCATGTGTCACCACTGAAGGGCACAGGCAGTAGAAGCGGACCAATCGTTTTTGTGCATTGTGTTTCTAAGCCATTTAGACAAGTATAGCAATCACCTGTATATTCAAATGTAAATACCGATGTTTTTGGTAGCCTGGAAACGTCACATTGACACCAGTTCACATACTCCAGGATACTTTGAGGGTTGAGTGTAACCCAGGGAGATGAACAAAGTGTAAGTTTGCTTAATTACTATAACCCCTGTGAACTCTGATTGAAAAGATCAAGATGATTCTTGTTTGAACAGACCTCATCCCTGGCTTTGGCTCTTGATTGGTTGCATGGGGACCCTGTAcagtcttaaaaaaaaacaaaggttcTTTGACTTTCACTGACAACCGCCCGGGGGATTTTCTTTGCCTGTCATTTTAATAGCATTTGCCATTGTCAAGAACCCTTTACTTTCCCTACAGACATAGGCATAATATATGGGGCTGGGTGGGGAGGGTGTAACCCTCCCCAATTGATCAAAACCAGCCGGTGCAACCCCTTAAAAAATCATATCATCATGATGAATGGATAGTTATAATGTTCAATTCAAAGCTTCGCCCTTGCCTACAGAACTTTAGATGGGTCTCCTTGAAGAGATTATTCTGAGTGTAGGTCTGGTTCTTTGTTCATTTGATAAAGAACCCTTACAGGTTTTCAAGGGGTGGAGGATGGAGCTGTCAGTCTCTGAGTTGAATCCTCTCAGAGGTCCTTTTTCCATGTGGCTGTGTCTAGCAGCGAGGCAGTGTCGGTCAGTGTGGACTCTCATTGgctcctcttcctgtctgttATAGGCCAACCTTAATATCCCGATGGGCGCTCTACGTCCGGGGGCGGGACATCCtataaagaggagagaggacacagTAGAGGCAGAAGAGGTCAGACAAATGACACGTTTACATgtacataccacacacatacacaatcacaatgacacacatgcacacacacacacacacacacacacacacacacgcacacgcacacgcacacgcacacgcacacacacacacacacacacacacacacacacacacacacacacacaaaaaaaagaaacatcttCTGTATGATACAGAAGACACCACAACAAACTCATGTGCCGTTTCAATCTAAACctacacctacatacacaaaTACCCTGGCCATTGGGCGGAAATAGGTGAACACATATCTAAATACAAAGGAATGATAATAAATtgataaaaaaatatatcacacacaatgaaatatgtctctctctcgcacgataattaatatgtgtgtgtgtgtgtgtgtgtgtgtgtgtttagatgccCCCTCAGGAGCCCCAAAGCAGTCCCGAGGAGAAGAAGCAGATGCCGGGAGCGGTCAAGCTCCCTGGTCCTGCCGTCAACCTCTCCGAGATCCAGAATGTCAAGAGCGAACTGAGATGGGTCACTAAGGATTAGATGCCAAGGGTCAGTCATGTGACctcattaaagcaacacaatgtattCCTTTTACCCTAAAAGAATGGCTTTAAACCCTCTTTGATGCTTCCCTGATTTAGCCCATCATTATGGAGTATGGAGTCTCTGATAGGGCTGATGTGCCCAGAGTGCTCTgttgcagggtcacatttgaCCACATGGTGTCAGTGTTGCAATCAAAGTATATGAAAACTTTGTTTGGGTATTTGCATGTATttgcgagagggagggagggagggagagacagagagagagagagagagagagagagagagagagtgtgtgtgtgtgtgtgtgtgtgtgtgtgtgtgtgtgtgtgtgtgtgtgtgtgtgtgtgtgttttcagcatGTGAAGGGGGGTGAGAGTGAATCAGGATCTATTTATACAGTAGCGACAGGGCTGGGCAGTGAGCACCCGTCTGTGGTGTGACTGGCTCAGCATGTCTTGCCTGAACCAtaaaccaaccacacacacacacacacacacacacacacacacacacacagcctacgacCCCCATCAGTCCATCTGGACCGAAGGAGTGGCGGCACGACCACAGCTTTCAGATGCCACCTCACCActaaatgtatgtttgtgtgtgtgtgtgtgtgtgtgtgtgtgtgtgtgtgtgtgtgtgtgtgtgtgtgtgtgtgtgtgtgtgtgtgtgtttgagagagagagagggtaaagtGGGTGTTTGATCATGTGATCTGTGCCTTTTGTCCTGTGCTCCAGCACAGACCCCAGCTTAATAGAAAAGTCATCACGTTGCTCACACTGCACCACCCACAAATGTTTTAAAGTGAGCAATATctctccctcacaaacacacacacacacacacacactctctctctctctctctctctctctctctctcctattcactctttcttcctctgtttccTCCAGATCAGCCCCTGCTCCCCTGCCCTGACGAAACATATGGACTGAGCCACTCTGGGTCCCAGACCCACACCAAGACTGACAGCCCTTTCCTGCTCAACTACTGTATTGcccaagttcacacacacacacacacacacatacacacacacacacacacacacacgcacacacacacacacagacacacacacatgcatacacacactctcacacacacatgttcacacatacacacacacgacaaccaGTAGTAGTAGTGCCAAGACAGTAGTGTCTTGGCAAAACGTTTCATTATATCGATGAAGATCAAGCCTGTCTTTGGGCATCAGATGGGACTGTGGAGAAATGACCAGCGTCCACCTGTGTGAGGAACCAAAACAACGGCAATCCCCAAAACATGAACCACAGTGGGACTGAGGAAGACCTTCAACACTGACAGGGAAGAGTGGGGGgtagggttggggttgggggcaGATCCTTCGCTCTGAAAGACTgaccaggggagaggaggaacaagcacacacacacacacacacacacacacacacacacacagttacaaaaCACAACTAtatataacacaacacaacacacacacagttacaaacGTCATCTCTGTATGTTCCTTGGCTTTCTGTTACGCATTTGCAATCTGTTGTTCCTGATGCCACACACTGGTCTTCAGAAATCTGATCTTGAAAAGTGTGGcatttgtttgtgcttgtgaaCATGAGGATCATGTATTATGGCTGGTTTTTGAGTCTACTGTAAGTCACTTAagtactgtgtgcgtgtgtttgtttgtgtttctttgacTACTGTGTTCAGACTGTATTCACTCCGATAATTTACTTTCAAGTCTGacaaatgatttactgtatGCATCCTGAAGCTGACAAAGTTGTAGTCAACAAACTCACTTTTGATGAATGtgactccaaaaaaaaaagatggaagtttttttgtgtttccgttatttatttatccatatCATTCCTCTGAAttcctgtgattttttttaaactggTTGTTGCAGTGAAGCAGGCAACAGTATGTTAAATTATGACTAATCATTCACACTGACAAGAGTGAAaactatcaaacacacacacacacacacacccacacacacacacacacacgacaaaaacaaaaacaaataggcAATATGAAGAGTTCGGTTCTAAAATGAGATATCTCCATTTCTAAGAATACTCATAAGTCATGCTTTTCTTATTGTGCATTTCAGGTAAATATATCAATATACCGGTAATTGCATTTATGTTTGATTAAAGTCCATTCATccatttgcagcacaaacatggcatggaaaacaaaaatattaataataaaggtatttgaaaattcattaaaatgaagaaatcttcttttggaatcaaactcttcataCAAATGAACAATGGTGGAAACAACCCATTCTTTTCAAGACATTTCTCTCAACTGGAGGGCTGCCCTTTATCGTCTAGAACCCGTGGATGTCATGCGGAGatgctttttaaagcaacacaatacaACAATTTACTAGCGAGCGAGCTAACTATgaaagcatgcacacactttaCAATCAAAATACCCAGAGCTTTGATGCCATTGGCGGAAGCTGCTAGCTGGTGTAGAGTCGGCAATAGTACATGTGCAAGGTTTTATATTTTGCAGCGTGTTCCTAGGCTGATTCACCAAGCTTTTTTCAACTGTATCTGGTCTAGGTATTCTCCATTGGGGAATGTTTCCAACTAAACCCTATAGCATTGTGATGGCCGTAGACTTTGTGCTAACTTTCAAAACAGTTTGTCCAGTGTAACCAATCACATTGCATTTACCAATGCATCTACCTTTGATGCATACATTTACACGTTCCCCTGatgcacacatttacatgtTCTTCTGATACATACATTTAACATATTCTTTTGATGCATACATTTAACATGTTCTTCAAATGCATACATTTATACATTCTTCTGATTGCAATGTCTTTATGTTTGCAATTTGTCGCTGATTGGCTCTGATTGGATACTAGGCGGGCATGGCCAAACTAATGGTTTCCAGTTAAGAACATAGTTCATATCTTGGTTCGCTGGTGGGAATGACACAGGTGTAGACTTGCCCTTCAGATGACCATATGCAATCAAAATGTATCTGAGGATTACACCAAAAACAGTTGCCTGATGAATGCATTTGTCAAGATGTTGCAAAACTGTTGCATTGTCTGCATTAAACGTACAGGATGGAACAACAGGTGAAAGTGTCATATCCATGTCATATCCATGGGtcggacacatacagtacacacatacagacagatccAAGCCTGAATGGCCTGTTTTATTCTGGGATTTACTAGACCCTGTAAAGTTCCTTCAAAATGGCAGCCAAGAGTGCGGTGCTCTGTTGCCAGTTTTGTAGCTGGTGATTAAAATGGGGGAAAGATGTCCGCTTTGGCAGGGCGACTCTGGAGACCAAAACATGGCGCCAGTGGTATCAGTGGACATCCGAGAGAGGCCAGCTGCCCCTTGCTTGAGCATATACGTACGCTGCTTGAGATTGGGAGTACTAAACTGCCCGCGCCTGTCGCCCGAGTTAAGGGTGGCGTTGTCCCTTTCTCCTCTGTCGAGTGTGAAGTCTGGGGGTGCCAAGGATTACCGGGGCATTTGCCACAACCCACAATGCACTGGGAGAGCAGCTGCCCCAGCTAATCAGTTAATCCCTCCCTTTATCTTCCTGTGCCCACAATACCCCAATACCACACCAGGAGGATGAGCTAAGCTCCAGTTTACAACTGTTTTCAACCACTATCCCCTCTGTGACAGAGTGGCTTCATTGATTTACAGCAGCTATTCTACTTCCCACACAGTTTGGAGCCCCTGATGCGTCTAATCAGAGACAACATGGACCACGAGGAGAGATCGGAGGCCATGAATTCTCggcacattattattattatggataTTGTTTTCCTGTTGGGGAACAGAGATGCAACAGAAATGCAACTGAAATAAACTGCTTTGCAAAGTAAATAAACTAATAAACAAGATATAGCATCCACAATTCTGCAAATACATAATTACGTAAATACGTAATGTTATTCATTTCACTACAGAAACATACTCATTTCATTGCAGAAAATGAAAGGATGCATTGTGTAAAATAGCATATCTATATATCTTAGCCGGGAAAAAGCATCCAATCACTTGACCTTTACTTCCTGCAACAGTGACGGGTCACTTCTGTCAAACATGTCACTTGTCACAGCGTGGCACAACACGCGCATATAAAACATGTCCCGTCTGCTGTCAGGCATTTTATGCTTGGACCAGAACAGTCCTTTGAATCCCTCCCAAGAGGCTGCTGCGCACTGAGCCCTGGTCCAAGGCTCCATGGCCCGGCCCCTGTCAAGCCATTCTAGACCCAAACACACTGACGGTGCTATATATAGGCTAATGCACCATCCATCTCAGGTCAGACTGCGTATCATAGAGGACAAACAGGACAAGATCACTCACACTTGGGTGGCCTCAACTCTCTCTTCGTGCTGGCTAAAATCTTTGTGCTGTTCCAAGTCTGTGCAAAGCTGTCACATACATTTCGTCAAACTTTGATCTTATCAGAATGAGAACAATGATCAATACAATATGTGAAGTGTTAGAGTAAAACTCCACCATGGGGGTTTTGGTGTATAACTAGCAAGTTGACTAAAGGAAAGTGTGCTTGCAGAAATGTTGCAAAGACCATGTAAACAGCCAGGCTAGCACTGTCAAATGCTTGATAGCATGCTATGATGTTGTT
This is a stretch of genomic DNA from Sardina pilchardus chromosome 19, fSarPil1.1, whole genome shotgun sequence. It encodes these proteins:
- the smpx gene encoding small muscular protein: MSKQPSSNVKALQANLNIPMGALRPGAGHPIKRREDTVEAEEMPPQEPQSSPEEKKQMPGAVKLPGPAVNLSEIQNVKSELRWVTKD